The genomic segment TGGAGAATCGTCGCCGGGAAGTCGATCGGCTCGAGGGCTTGCCGCGTGATCGCTTCGGCCGCCGCCTCCCGAGTCGGTACATACGCCCGGTTGACGGCGTTGGTGTAGAAGCGAATATCGGGGACCTCGTGCGTCTCCCGCGTGTGAATGTTGCGCCAGGTATCGGCGAAAGGTGCCATCGCCGCGCAATGAATCACCATGTCCAGCCCCAGCGGGATCGCGGTGGCGCCGGCAACGGCGTCGATCACCCGCCGGCACGCCGCCGGATCCCCCCCGATGACGCAATCGTCCGGCGCCTGCACGATCGTCATGTAGGCGCGCAGCTCGACGGCCAATGCCGCGTCGACCAGCGCCCGGGGTGCGGTGATACGCCAGCACTCCCACGGAGCCGGTTGGTCCCCCAGCCCCCAGTCGGCCGCTGCCACCCGGCACTTGCCGGTCAGCTCGTCGCCGTACATTCCCGATTCCTCGATCTCATCGAGCATCGGTTCCAGGTCGCTCCAGACCCCGAAGGCCATCAGCGAATTGGTCTCACCCGACGAAAGTCCAATAGCAGCAGTCGGTTTGAGCCTCAACACCGTCCGAGAGAACTCCGCTTGCGACTGGCAGACCAGAGCACAGCCGGTCAGCTGGGTCCGCGGGTCCAGCGTGGTGATCCCGTCGCCGTGCAGAGCACGCGCCAGATCGCCGACGCCGGAGAACCGCTGGGTAAGTCCGTCACCGATCTCGGGCCACGCGAACAACAGATCACGCCCGGCGCCCGGGTAGGCGGCGGCCGCACCGGTGAACGTGAACGCCAGCTCACCCGTCATCGGGGTGTCGGCGAACGCGATGCCGGGGACAGCAGGCGCCTCGCCGCGTTCCAGACTCTGCACGGCCTGCTGCCGAAGCTTGTCCAGCGTCGAGGAGCAGTCCCCCACCAGCGAGCAACGCACCGACCCGGTGCCACCCGGTTCACCGCGTTGCATCCGGCTCAGCAGATCGGCCCGGCTGCCAGCGGCATAGCGCTCCGAAACCGGAACGACGCCAACGGCTAACGGTTTGGGCGCACCATCGGCCGCGGATACGGTGATGCCATCGGCATGCCCACCGAGCGCCTCTACCCACACCGCCGCGGTGGTTCCACCGGGCGCCGGCTGTGCACCGGCGGAGTCCACCCGCACCCGCGCCCGCACGGCCTCGACGCGCGCGGCGATCTCCACGGCGGCGCTCGCCGCGTGGGTGCGCCCGATCCGGGCCTCCGCGAAGTTGGGTTCCGTCGGAAGTGGTTCATCGTCGGTGTCGATGACTGCGATGATCTCGTCACCGGCAGCCTCGGCATCGGCACGGCGTTTGAGCACGAAGGCCACCGCCGCATCGCCGTGTCCCATGCTCGTGTCCGCGTCGAGTGCATCTGCAGCCCGGGAATGCGCAGGCTCACAACACATGTCGACCGCACCGGCGACGACGGCGTCGAGTTCGTGATGCCGCAGCGCCCGGACGCCGATCTGCAGTGCAGTGATCGCGGACAGTTCCTCGGTGGAGACGGTGAAGCCGAACCCACGGAAGTCGCGCTGGGCATGGATACGGTTCGCCGGGATGTTCGGCATGGTGCCCACCACACCGTCGGCGGTCAGCTTGGGGGCGGCCACCTTGTTGGCCTCCAACCACTGCTCGTTGTCGGCGTTCAGCACCCGCAACCGTTGCCGGGCGATGGTGGCGTCACAGCCCATGCCGACGAACACCCCGGTGCGCTCCGAGTCGGTGGTCACGTTGTGCAACGCCTGGCCCGCCGCCGCGAGCATCACGGTCTGCTGGCTGAGGCTGCCGGCGAGCTCATTCGGCGGAAAGCCAAGCCCCGCAAGGTCGAGCGCAACACTGTCGAGCGGAGTGGGTTGCGCCTCCGGCCCCAACACGCGGCGCCGGAACTCGTCGGCATCGCGGGCGTCTCCGGTCACCACACCGATACCGCAGATGACGATGTCGTCCGTTGGCGCCTGCGGCCGCGGTGCCGACGCGATCGGCCCGCGGTAGTTCTCGACGATCAGGTGAGCGTTGTTGCCGCCGAATCCGAAGTTGCTGACCGCGGCACGTTTGACCGGGCCATCCCACGGGGTGGCAGTGGTGACCAACGTGAACGGAGTACCGTCGAGCTTGTCGGTCGGCTTCTCGCACAACGTCGGCGGAATGGTCGAGGCCTGCATGGCCGACAAGACATTCACCAGACTCGCCGCGCCGGACACCGTGATGGTGTGACCCAAGTTGCCTTTCAACGCACCGAGTTTCAGCGGAACGTCACCGTAGGCCGCCGCAATGCTCTGCAGCTCGGTGGCATCACCCAAGGGGGTGCCGGTGGCATGGCAGTCGACGTAGTCGATGTCGGCCGGCGTCAGCCCGGCCTGCTCCAGCGCCGACGTCATGGCGCGGGTCTGGCCACCCACCGCGGGAGCGGTGGAAGCCGCTTTGCCGACCGTCGTTCGAGAGTCCCACGCCCAGAATCACACCCAGGATCTGGTCACCTGCGCGTTCGGCATCGGCGAGACGCTTGAGTGCGACCAACGCGGCACCGTGTGCGGGTACGAGCCCGTCGGCTTCCGCATGGAACGGACGCGACCGCCCCGACGGGCTGAGCGCCTGCAGCGATGTGAAACCGAGGTGCAGGAACAGGTCATCCGAACCGTTGACACCACCGGCGAGCATCACGTCGGCCTCGCCGTCATGCAGGGCGTCGCAGGCCAGTTTGATGGCGTAGAGCGACGACGCGCACGCCGCGTCGAGCGCGTAGACCGGGCCGTTCATCTCCATGGCACCGGCCACCAGGTGCACCGGCAGTCCCGAGGAGAACCGGTTGCGCGGATCGTCATTACCCTCGCCGGTCCACACCGACTCGACGAACGCGGTGCCCATGGTGCTGGGATACGAGAGGTTGCCGACGATCAGGCCGGTACCCGGCGCGGCCAGCGGGCCGCCGAGCGCCTGCTGCGCGCACTGCGCCAGCCACGCAACGATCGGATCGAGATGGTCGAAATCGGGTATCCGCGCAGCGAATTGGGTGAGATCGAATGACGTCTTGACATAGCCGCCAGTCGCCGACGAAACCCGCAAACCCTGTTTGTTGCTGGCGAGCAGTGTTATGGGCTCCACCCCGCGCCATTGATCAGGCGGCGTGGCTCGCAGCAGGCAACGGCCCGCCAGCGACGCGTCGAACAGTTCTTCAGGTGAAGCCGCACCGGGCAGCACACAACTGCGTCCGACGATCGCGACCGGATCGAACCCGCTCACGCCGACGTGTCCGCGGCGCCGCCCGCGGCGTAGAACTCCACACCCTCCAGCGTCGCGATGAGCGCACCGTCGGAGGTTTCGTACACGATGTTGAAGTCGACCCGCTTGTCGCTGACCGGATGCGCGGCCAGTCGGCAGCGTCCGATGCTGCTGCCTTCACCGAACGCACGATGCAGCACAACGCGTGCGATGCGAATCGGCAGCACCAGTGGGCGTCCCTGCGCACTGGCCCAGACGATGCCGAGCTGCAGACCACCGTCGATACCGGCGGCATCGATCGCCCACCCGTTCTGCGGCCAGCCAAGGTCGTCCAGACTCTTCAGCTCCGCACTCCCGCCGGCAGCGCCGAAGGAATCGAACTGCTCGATCATGGCGAACTGCGGCCCGTGAAAGAGCGGACCGGCGTACGCGTCGTCGACACTGAGCGGCCACGCTGAACCGGATACCTGCGGAACCGACACTTGAGGCGCCGCGACGGTCGCGGTGTCGACGGTGGCACGGTATCGCGCCCGCCCCTCAGCGTCTCGGACAGACACCGTGTACTCCGAACCGGTGGGCTCGAAATCGATACTGAGCGTTTGCCTTTCGCCTTCGGCGAAGGTGACACCCGACAGCACCTGGAAATCACGGACCACCGGGCAGGGATCTGCGACCACTCCCCGAGCCGCGCGCAGGATCGCGTCGAGCGCGATCACCACCGGCACGACCACTCGGCCGCGGACCTGGTGGTCGGTGAGCACCGGCAGGTCTTCGGCCGACACAGTCCATTCCAGCCGCGTTGCTCGCAGCCGAGGCTCGGCCGGAGCCGCGACCACGACGGCAGTGGCCGACGAACGGCACAGCGCGTGGTCGGCGAAGAACTGGGCGCCCTCGTCGATCGGGATGACACCCACACCACCGGCGAGGAATCGGCTCTTCAGCGTTGCGTCGACCATGCCGCCGTCCCACGGTCCCCAGCCGAATGCGCGGACGACGCACTCGCCGTTGCGACGCGCAGCCTCCCGGGCCGCAATGGCCTCCAGTGCCGCATTGGCCGACGCGTACGCCGCCTGCCCGGGGTTGCCTGCCCGCGCCGCAATTGAGGAGAACAGCGAGATGAAGCGCAGCTCGTCGGACGAGGTCGCATCCAGGAGCGCCTCCGCGCCAACAAGTTTCGTGCTGAACACCTTGACAAATCCGTCGTCGTCGAGGTCTTCCAGACGCTTGTCCGCGAGTACACCGGCGCCGTGCACGACACCGACGATCGGTCCGAAGGTCGTACGTACCTGATTCAGCACGCTGTCCAGCGCGGCGCGGTCGGTGATGCTGGCCGCGAAGTAGTGTGCCGGTGTGCCTTGCCGCTCCGCCGTCGCCAGGGTGGCCCGAACTTCCCGCTCGGCCAGCAGGCTCTCGGCTTGGGCACGTGCCTGCGGCAAGCTCAGCTGCTCCCCGCGGGCCCGCGCGGACGCCGCCAAAGCGGTGGCGATCTCGGCGGCCGTGGTGCCGGACGGCTCGTCGGCACTCACCTCGCGGAGGGGTGTGCGTCCGAGAAGTGCCAGCCGCAGGCCGTGCCGTTTGGCCAGCGCCAGAGCGGATTCCGCGGTCACACCCCGGGCACCGCCGGTGACCAGGACGACGCCGCCCGGATTGATGCTGATGGTCTCGCCCTCGCCGACCGACGACTCGATATCGTCGACGGCCACCAGACGGGTGCCGTCGGCGCGCAGCGCGACCTCGATCCCACTGCCACCCTCGAGCAGTTCGGCCGCCAGCCGTTCGGCGTCAAGGCTCTCCATGTCGACGGCACGAACCGATGCGTTCGGCCATTCCCAGCCGGCGGTCTTCACCAGGCTCGCGACACCAACCGGCACGTCGGCAGCGACGAACCGGGCCCCCGTCGACTGCACCGTAACGAAGACCGCGTCGCGGCGTTGCTCCTGGCGACGCTGCGGGCCGCATGGAATGCGCGCAGGTGCATGGCAACACAGTCTTCGGGTGTATGAGCAGCCGCCAATGGGGCCAGGCTGATGACGGCGCCCGCGTCGGCGGGTACGTCATCGACCGCGTGCGCGTTGACCCCGCGAGCCGTCAGTGCGGCCTGGAGCGCATCGGCGAAGGCGGAATCCTCACGGGTGATGAGGACGACGCCGTCGCGTAGGCCCGCCATCGCGAGACCGGTGGGCGGCGCGGCGCGCAACTCTGCCTCGGTGCAGGACAGGCCGACGGGCGCCGACGTGACCGGTGCCGAATGCTGCACTGCGGCAGGTTGCTCGGCGCGACCACCCGAGGCGAAGCCGGCGACGGTGGCGACAACATCCTGCAAGGTACGCAGATTCGCCAGCTCCGAGGCCGGGATCTCCGGAGCCCCCGGGAACTTCGCCTGCAACGCCGCCAAAATCTCGACCTGCTTGATCGAATCGATCCCGAGCTCAGCCTCCATCTCCATGCCCAACCCGAGCATGTCCACCGGATAACCCGTCTTCTCCGAAACAATCGACAGCACAACATCACCCGCGTCTACCGCCGGAGCGGCGGGCGCTGCCGTGACAGGGGCGACCGGTGCGGGCGTCGCGAAGCCGGCCACCGTGTCCACGACATCCTGCAAGGTACGCAGATTCGCCAGCTCCGAGGCCGGGATCTCCGGAGCCCCCGGGAACTTCGCCTGCAACGCCGCCAAAATCTCGACCTGCTTGATCGAATCGATCCCGAGCTCAGCCTCCATCTCCATGCCCAACCCGAGCATGTCCACCGGATAACCCGTCTTCTCCGAAACAATCGACAGCACAACATCACCCGCGTCTACCGCCGGAGCGGCGGGCGCTGCCGTGACAGGGGCGACCGGTGCCGACCCCGCAAAACCGGCCACCGTGTCCACCACATCCTGCAAGGTACGCAGATTCGCCAGCTCCGACGCCGGGATCTCCGGAGCCCCCGGGAACTTCGCCTGCAACGCCGCCAAAATCTCGACCTGCTTGATCGAATCGATCCCGAGCTCAGCCTCCATCTCCATGCCCAACCCGAGCATGTCCACCGGATAACCCGTCTTCTCCGAAACAATCGACAGCACAACATCACCCGCCGCAACAGCTGGCGCGGCCACCGGAGTAGGGACGGGCGCGGCCACGGGGGCCGCGACAACCGGAGCGGGAGCGGCTGCCACCACCGGTTCGACGACCGGCGGTGGGGCCATAGGAGTAACTGCCACCGGTGGCGCACTCACCGGCGCGGCCGCAACTGGAGCGACCACGGGCTGAGGCGCAACGTTCGGTGCCTGCGCAACGGTCGCGGAATTGCCGACGATCTGTGCCATCATCTGGGTGGACATGTCCAGAAATGCCTGGTGGCTTTCCGTCATCACATCCATATAGCGCTGATGCTGCTCGGCCGTCTCCTTCTGGATGCTGTCGATGATGCTCCAGACATCACCGGACAACGGCGCCTCGATGAACTCGGCCTGAATCTCCACCTGCTGCGGAGCGACCGGCGACTGCTGCACGACCGGTGCCGGTGCTGGCTGCTGCGAAACCGGCGTCTGAACCGCGGGCGCGTCCATCCGCTGGACCGCCGGAGCTGGCGCCGCAACAGCAGGCGCCACCGCCGCCGCAGCGGCTGGCGCGCTCACCCGAGTGCGCTTCGCCGTGATCGAAACCTTGCCGTCCACAGGCGGATACGGCTTACCGAGGTTCGCTCCGCCAACCTTGACAGCATGCTTCGGCGGCGGGACGAACTTCACCGGCTCCGCGTAGTGGTCGAACAACGCAGCAAGATCAAGGGTCACACCATCGGCGGCCAGCGCCGCTAGGCCTCGATGCCAACCCCGCAGACCATCGGCCTTCGGGTCATCGAGCGCCACTGCCAAGTGCGCCGAGTTGCCGAGTATCTTCCCGACCAATCCCGTCAGGACGCGGCTGGGACCAACCTCGATGAAGCGGGTGACCCCGTCACGGGCCATCGCCTCGATCATCTCGCGGAACCGCACCACCTGCTGTACCTGATCGCCGAGTTGCGTGGCGACGTCCTCGCTGTATACCTGCGCGGTGGCGTTCGCATACACCGGGAAGTTCGGTTGTCCGATCTTCAGCGTCTTGAGGTAGGCCGTCAGCGGCGCACTGCTCGCAGCCACGATCTCGGAGTGGAACGCCGAGGCCACCGGAAGGCGCACGGCCGTCCAGCCTTTCGCTTTCGCCGCGGTCTGTGCCCACGCGATATCAGTCTCGTATCCGGCCAGTACCACCTGGGTTGGTGCGTTGTCGTTGGCAATGACAAGCGATGCTGAATCGGGCTGGGTGGCGAGCAGCGCCCGCACGTCGTCGGCGGTCGCCGTGACGGCCAGCATCGCGCCGTCCTTACCTTGACCTGCCTCGTTCATCAGCGTGCCGCGGGTACGAGCCGTCTCGACCAGACTCTCGGTCGGCAGCACACCGGCGGCCGCCAGCGCGGTGACCTCTCCGAAGCTGTGGCCAGCTGCCGCACTCGCGCTCACCCCGAGGAGGTCGAGCAGCGCGAGCTGAGCGAGACTTGTTGCGGCGATGGCGGGTTGAGCGTTGGCCATCGCGGTGAGTTCTGTCTTCTGCGCGTCCAGCGCAGCGGCGTCGAACACCGGCTCCGGAAACACAACTTTCGGGAGATCGGCGAGATCGCCCTCGAGCCCGTCCCAGACCGCGAGCGCCTCGGGGAAAGCGAGCGCGAGATCGCCGCCCATCCCGACGTACTGGCTACCCTGCCCGGGGAACAGGAATGCTGTCTTGCCTTCACGCGCCGGCCCAACGCCGACCGCGATGTTGGCGTCCTTCAGCTCGGCAGCCTTGCCGTCGGCCAGCGCGACATGCAACCGGTCGGCGAGCGTCGCAAGCGATTCGGTGTCGGTAGCCACCAGGCCCGCGCGCGCATGCTGCGATGCGTCGAACTCTTCGGCGGCATCGAACGCAATGCGGGCCAGGCTCTCACCGGAGCGCGCGGCCGCGACGATCTCGGCAGCGCGCTTGCCCAGCTCGGCCTCCGACGGTGCGCTGAGGACCACCAGCTCGCTGGGCAGGGTCCGTAGCCGCTTGGCGCGGTGCTCACCCTGGTACTCCTCCAGCGTCACGTGGAAGTTGCTGCCACCGAATCCGAAAGAGCTGACCGACGCCCGCCGTGGCTGATCGCCCTTACGCACCCAGGGCCGAGTTTTGGCGTTGACGTAGAACGGCGAATCCTCGATTCCCATGGCGGGATTGGGGCGGTCGACCTTCAGAGTTCCGGGCAGTGTCGAATGTTGTAGCGCCAGAACGGCTTTGATCAGACCGGCAGCGCCGGCGGCGGCCTTGGTGTGACCGATCTGCGACTTCACCGATCCCAGGGCGATCCGCGCCGAATTGTCGGTGAACACTGACTTCAGACCGGCGAACTCGGCGACGTCACCGGCCTTGGTCGCCGTACCGTGCGCCTCGACGAGTTCGACGGTCGAGGGGTCGTAGCCGGCGCGCTCGTACGCGCGACGCAGCGCCTTGGCCTGCCCCTCGGAACGAGGAGCGTAGACACTGGATGCGCGCCCGTCCGAGGACGACCCCAAACCGCGGATGACCGCGTGGATCTGGTCCCCGTCGCGCTCGGCGTCGGCGAGGCGCTTGAGGGCCACCATGCCCACGCCCTCACCGATGATCGTGCCGTCGGCACCTTCGGAGAACGGCCGACAGTCACCGGTCGCGGAGAACGCGGGCGTCTTCGAGAAGCACATGTACATCATCACGTCATTGAGCGCGTCTACGCCGCCGGTGAGCACCACATCCGACTCGTGCAGGTACAGCCGGTGCAGCGCGGACTGCAGCGCGGAAAGCGAACTGGCGCAAGCCGCGTCGGTGACGAAGTTGGCGCCACCAAGATTGAGGCGGTTGGCGACACGACCAGCGATGACGTTGCCGAGCAGACCCGGGAACGTGCTCTCCTGCCACGGCACATAGTGATCGGCGATGTCCTGGCAGATTTCGTCGGCTTCGCTCTCCGACAAGCCGTTCTCCAGCAGCGCTTTACGCCAGATCGGGCGCTGCATCCGGGAACCCATCTGGACCACGAGCTCGGTCGTCGAGGCGACGCCGAGTACCACGTCGACCCGATCCAGGTCCACTGCAGCTCCCCCACGCTGAACCTCATCGAGCAGTTGCTTGGCCGCGACCAAGGCGAGGATCTGTCCGGTGTCCGTCGACGGTAAGGCGTTGGGCGGCAACCCGAATTTCACCGGATCGAAGCTCACCGGATCGATGAAGCCGCCCCGCTTACAGTAGGTGCGGTCCGGTGCCTTCGGGTCGGCGTCGTAGTAGTCCTCGATCAGCCAGTGCGAGGGTGGGACATCGCCGATGGCGTCGCGTCCGGTGGTGATGGTGCGCCAGAACCCGTCGAGCCCAGACTCGCCCGGATAGATCGCCGACATGGCGACCACCGCGATAGGAGTGGCGCTGGGCTGGTGCGTGTTGTCAGTCAAGGTAACCCTTATCCGAGAGGACGTGGACGAAAATCGAAAGCGGCAGCCGGCATCGGGACACCCGCCACACGTAACTGGCCGGCACGGGTGACTGTCGCGGCTCCTTCGAGCAGGTTGAGCGCGATCTGGCGAACCGTGCGCGCTTCCACTGGTTCGAGGAAACTTCCCCGGACCCATTGGTTGAAGGCCCCCATCGCAGGCCCACACCAAATCTGGTAGTCGCCGCGACGAGCCGTGTTGCCGTCGCGGGCCCATTGTGAACCGGTGAACAGGTACCACCGAAACACCAACGCCATCCGGTGTTTCGGATCGGCCGCCGCGCGTTCCACCTGACTGGGGTCGGTGTTGGCGAAGAACGCCTCGGTGTCGGCCCAGATATCCGCCACGCTGCGCCCGAGCGCCGTCGTTTCCAGGTTCTTCAGCTCCTCCGGCGGCGCCTCCTCGAGCGAGTTGTAGCGCCGGTAGAAGTCAGCGAGCCGATGGCCGCGCTGAGCAAACATCGTGCCGCGCTTGAGGACCTGCACGGTCACGCCCATCTCGAACATGTCCGCCGCCGGCGCCATCGCCACATCAGTCGACTCGGCCAATCCCAACAGTGTTCGGGCATCGGGTGACAGACCGCTTTCGACCGCTGACTGGTTCACCGAACCCGTCAGTGCTTGCTGCTGTGCCAGCGCCTGCTGCCGTTGGTCGATCGGCATGGCTAGGAACTGCTGGATATTCGCCTGCATATCCGGCCGCGCGCTACCGGCAGGAGGGGAATCGCCGCCATCAGACTTCCGGCGACGACGACTCGTCGTAAACGCTGTGCTGAGTTCATGGACGAGCGCCCCTCTATTTGCCAAAACTGCCGGATGTCGAGAAGACGCCAGTTAATCACGGTGCCCTTGCGCGGTACTGGAAACGCCGCAACTCACAGGCGGCGCACGGTCGCCCGGGTCCTACTTTCGGTCGTCGCGGTGTGTCCGCTGCAGTTCCCGTTCGGCATCCTCGAGCGCCTGACGCGCCGAGCGCAGCCGCTCGAGCAGGTCGTCGCGCTCGTGCTTTTTGCGGTCCGCTGCCCGCGCTTCCTCCATCGAGTTCAGGACGATCCCGATGAATAGGTTGAACACCAGGAAGCTCAGGATGACGCTGTAACTGATGAAGAAGAGCACCGTCCACGGCGACACCGCCAGGCCCATGTCGACGTTCTCGGGCAGGTTCTCCAGGGTCAGCATCACGTACATCGTCAGCATCGCCCGC from the Mycolicibacterium crocinum genome contains:
- a CDS encoding polyketide synthase, coding for MSGFDPVAIVGRSCVLPGAASPEELFDASLAGRCLLRATPPDQWRGVEPITLLASNKQGLRVSSATGGYVKTSFDLTQFAARIPDFDHLDPIVAWLAQCAQQALGGPLAAPGTGLIVGNLSYPSTMGTAFVESVWTGEGNDDPRNRFSSGLPVHLVAGAMEMNGPVYALDAACASSLYAIKLACDALHDGEADVMLAGGVNGSDDLFLHLGFTSLQALSPSGRSRPFHAEADGLVPAHGAALVALKRLADAERAGDQILGVILGVGLSNDGRQSGFHRSRGGWPDPRHDVGAGAGRADAGRHRLRRLPCHRHPLG
- a CDS encoding SDR family NAD(P)-dependent oxidoreductase, with protein sequence MQSTGARFVAADVPVGVASLVKTAGWEWPNASVRAVDMESLDAERLAAELLEGGSGIEVALRADGTRLVAVDDIESSVGEGETISINPGGVVLVTGGARGVTAESALALAKRHGLRLALLGRTPLREVSADEPSGTTAAEIATALAASARARGEQLSLPQARAQAESLLAEREVRATLATAERQGTPAHYFAASITDRAALDSVLNQVRTTFGPIVGVVHGAGVLADKRLEDLDDDGFVKVFSTKLVGAEALLDATSSDELRFISLFSSIAARAGNPGQAAYASANAALEAIAAREAARRNGECVVRAFGWGPWDGGMVDATLKSRFLAGGVGVIPIDEGAQFFADHALCRSSATAVVVAAPAEPRLRATRLEWTVSAEDLPVLTDHQVRGRVVVPVVIALDAILRAARGVVADPCPVVRDFQVLSGVTFAEGERQTLSIDFEPTGSEYTVSVRDAEGRARYRATVDTATVAAPQVSVPQVSGSAWPLSVDDAYAGPLFHGPQFAMIEQFDSFGAAGGSAELKSLDDLGWPQNGWAIDAAGIDGGLQLGIVWASAQGRPLVLPIRIARVVLHRAFGEGSSIGRCRLAAHPVSDKRVDFNIVYETSDGALIATLEGVEFYAAGGAADTSA
- a CDS encoding type I polyketide synthase; the encoded protein is MTDNTHQPSATPIAVVAMSAIYPGESGLDGFWRTITTGRDAIGDVPPSHWLIEDYYDADPKAPDRTYCKRGGFIDPVSFDPVKFGLPPNALPSTDTGQILALVAAKQLLDEVQRGGAAVDLDRVDVVLGVASTTELVVQMGSRMQRPIWRKALLENGLSESEADEICQDIADHYVPWQESTFPGLLGNVIAGRVANRLNLGGANFVTDAACASSLSALQSALHRLYLHESDVVLTGGVDALNDVMMYMCFSKTPAFSATGDCRPFSEGADGTIIGEGVGMVALKRLADAERDGDQIHAVIRGLGSSSDGRASSVYAPRSEGQAKALRRAYERAGYDPSTVELVEAHGTATKAGDVAEFAGLKSVFTDNSARIALGSVKSQIGHTKAAAGAAGLIKAVLALQHSTLPGTLKVDRPNPAMGIEDSPFYVNAKTRPWVRKGDQPRRASVSSFGFGGSNFHVTLEEYQGEHRAKRLRTLPSELVVLSAPSEAELGKRAAEIVAAARSGESLARIAFDAAEEFDASQHARAGLVATDTESLATLADRLHVALADGKAAELKDANIAVGVGPAREGKTAFLFPGQGSQYVGMGGDLALAFPEALAVWDGLEGDLADLPKVVFPEPVFDAAALDAQKTELTAMANAQPAIAATSLAQLALLDLLGVSASAAAGHSFGEVTALAAAGVLPTESLVETARTRGTLMNEAGQGKDGAMLAVTATADDVRALLATQPDSASLVIANDNAPTQVVLAGYETDIAWAQTAAKAKGWTAVRLPVASAFHSEIVAASSAPLTAYLKTLKIGQPNFPVYANATAQVYSEDVATQLGDQVQQVVRFREMIEAMARDGVTRFIEVGPSRVLTGLVGKILGNSAHLAVALDDPKADGLRGWHRGLAALAADGVTLDLAALFDHYAEPVKFVPPPKHAVKVGGANLGKPYPPVDGKVSITAKRTRVSAPAAAAAVAPAVAAPAPAVQRMDAPAVQTPVSQQPAPAPVVQQSPVAPQQVEIQAEFIEAPLSGDVWSIIDSIQKETAEQHQRYMDVMTESHQAFLDMSTQMMAQIVGNSATVAQAPNVAPQPVVAPVAAAPVSAPPVAVTPMAPPPVVEPVVAAAPAPVVAAPVAAPVPTPVAAPAVAAGDVVLSIVSEKTGYPVDMLGLGMEMEAELGIDSIKQVEILAALQAKFPGAPEIPASELANLRTLQDVVDTVAGFAGSAPVAPVTAAPAAPAVDAGDVVLSIVSEKTGYPVDMLGLGMEMEAELGIDSIKQVEILAALQAKFPGAPEIPASELANLRTLQDVVDTVAGFATPAPVAPVTAAPAAPAVDAGDVVLSIVSEKTGYPVDMLGLGMEMEAELGIDSIKQVEILAALQAKFPGAPEIPASELANLRTLQDVVATVAGFASGGRAEQPAAVQHSAPVTSAPVGLSCTEAELRAAPPTGLAMAGLRDGVVLITREDSAFADALQAALTARGVNAHAVDDVPADAGAVISLAPLAAAHTPEDCVAMHLRAFHAARSVARSNAATRSSLRCSRRGPGSSLPTCRLVSRAW